Genomic window (Pseudovibrio brasiliensis):
GCTCAAAGACGTCCAGTATCGTCTCAATCTTCTTGGATACAACGCAGGCTTTCCTGATGGCGTCGCCGGCAAACGCACCCTGCGCGCCATCGGCAAGTTCCAGCACTCTCTTGGTTATGTGGCCACCGGGCACCTCACCTCTTCTCAGCTGGAAGCACTTTACGCCCGCACCATAAAGGTACGTCGCCCCAAGACGCAGATCGATCAGGCACAGCCCTCCCCGGTCAAACCACCCCTGCCCCAGTCCAATCCGGGCGGATACACCGAAGCTGAAAAGGCGACCGCCAGACTTCCCAAAGAGAGCAAGCTCGCCCTAGACCCGAAAAACCCGCCCAACATCTATGGGTTGGTCACGGGTATGCGCAGCGACAGAACAGCCGACCTGCTGAAAACAGAAGGCTATGAGGAATGCGTTGAAACCACCGGCCTCACAATCTGCGAAAAAACCTCCAAGAACCTGGAGGAAACAGTCAGCGTCGTCAAAGTCGGGAAAGTCATCTACGGCATCTCCCGGAATGTCAGCTTCAAAACAGCCGCCCCACGCTCAGCCGTGCTGACCAAACTTGCAGAAGCCTACCCCAACCTCACCCGTTTTAAGAAGATGGCCACTTCAACATCAAAAAGCTGCCTCGAACGCTACACCGGAGATGCCAACAGCCTGCTCGCCACAGCCGAAGCCAATCCATCAGATCCGGAAACACTTCTGACATTGACCGAGAACTGCCGGAACTTCTACGCCATCGAGCTAGAAGGTAGCCGCAACCTCAAATCCATGAGCATCGTGCTTTACGACGGCTACCCGATCCAGCTCGCTGAAGAAAAGCAAACCGGCATCTTCCAAACCAAATCAGAAGCGGCCGACGAACTGAAGTTTTGAGCTCTGCCCTTTGCTACGAAGCCTTGTGTTGACCCACTCAGCGTTGGTCAACACAAATTGCCCTGCTTCTCCGTCCTGTAAGAAATACCTCCCCACAACCTAAGGGATTATTCCTGCTGCATGCACAGTTAAAGTAGCTTCCAAATTTCATTTCTGCCCACCCGCATATATGACCCTTTGGGAGCTCCAATATGCTGAGAATAAAAGCGCTGGCTTTGCTGGCTACCTACTGCCTGTGCATCACCCCCGCTCTTTCTGACAAGCTGTATAAGCTGAAAGAGTTCAAGCCAGTAGTCTCATACACCGCAACATCATACTCCTTCCCATTCCTCGCCAATGAGATTGTGGCCGAAAGTTATGATGCCAATGGGCACCCAGGTTACATTCTCGTCGCCTCAGATTCAGCAGACAACCTTGTCATCTCCACCTGGCAATCTGATGTCGCTACCCCAGTAGACCTCGTAGACCGCAGCAAAGCCCGCAGCGTCTCCATCGCGAAAATTGACGACACACACTTCATCACACCGATCATCGATGGTGATAACAAGCTCAGAGTGATGCTCTGGGAGATCACTGGAAACGGGACCATCACACTTCGAGACTATGACGTAGGCCCATTAATTACAGAAGTAACTTCAGCCAACTCAGGTTCGGCAGCCATGGTCCTCGCACAACGCGCAAACGGCACACTGTTTGCCAGAACCTATAAACTCAAACGGGCTGCCAACACCAATAATATGGAGCTGGACCACAAAGGCACGTTCAACTTCCAAGGCTCCGCAGACCAACTTGTCCTTAGCGACGGCAGTGTAAACCTCGCCGCGTTTCGCGACGACGACGGCAA
Coding sequences:
- a CDS encoding peptidoglycan-binding domain-containing protein: MGTFFKTLALVATTAVVAPSLAQADTGDFIIGLGVGAIGKTIIDHATNEQQPSQVVNAQPQPPHSVPRIPSQQTVALSRIQLKDVQYRLNLLGYNAGFPDGVAGKRTLRAIGKFQHSLGYVATGHLTSSQLEALYARTIKVRRPKTQIDQAQPSPVKPPLPQSNPGGYTEAEKATARLPKESKLALDPKNPPNIYGLVTGMRSDRTADLLKTEGYEECVETTGLTICEKTSKNLEETVSVVKVGKVIYGISRNVSFKTAAPRSAVLTKLAEAYPNLTRFKKMATSTSKSCLERYTGDANSLLATAEANPSDPETLLTLTENCRNFYAIELEGSRNLKSMSIVLYDGYPIQLAEEKQTGIFQTKSEAADELKF